The Methanobacterium formicicum nucleotide sequence AGAAACTTGAAAAAACTAAGACCCTAAAAATTTATATGTCTTTCCGGCCAACGCCTATGGTGTTTTTAAAATACTTTATATTATAAACAACGATCTACATATGTAATCAGTTAGTCCTCTGAAATTATTTCATCTGAAATTATTTCAGATATAAAAGATAACTCATATGTAGAATCTGATGTAACTAAAAATAAATTGTATGATAGACGGAAGTTCATGGAGTAAATAAAAGAATGTGATGTTTATGAACGCCTTCAATTTTCTCACACCACAACGCACACCAAAAGCCGGCACCGGAATAACCATGATGTTGGATAAAGGAATGGGTCCGGTTTTTTTAATAGATCTTCTTGAAATCTCGGGAAGATATGCAGATCTCGCTAAATTTGGGTGGGGAACCTCTGCTATCCACAACCGGGAACTCATCAAGGAAAAAGTGGAAATATATCATTCTTACGATGTTAACCCCTATCCTGGTGGAACTCTCTTTGAAATTGCCTATTCCCAGAATAAACTGGAAGAATTTTTAGATGAAGCTGATAAACTGGGATTCGGTGCAGTAGAAATATCAGATGGTACCATTGAAATTTCTAAAGATGAACGAATGGAGATCATTTCCACGGTAAAAGAACAGGGATTTTTAACCATAACTGAAGTGGGTAAAAAAGATCCCCACCAAGACCACCTTCTATCCCCGGAAGACCGTTTGGAAATGGTTAACCTCGATCTGGAGTTTGGTGCTGACCTGGTGCTGATGGAGGCCCGTGAAGGTGGAAAGGGGATCGGTGTTTTTGATAATAAAGGGAATGTTAAAGAAGATGAATTACAAACACTCATTGAAGGTACCCCTGTTGATAAAATAATATGGGAAGCTCCCCAGAAAGCTCAACAAGCATATTTCATTTTAAAATTAGGAGCCAATGTTAATTTAGGTAATATACCACCAGATGAGATCACTGCCCTGGAAACCATGCGATTAGGTCTGAGAGGAGACACTTTAGGAAAGGTGAATCTGGGATGATAGAAGAGATAACTATTATGGGCGGTTTCGACAAGCAAGAAAACCCGGAACCCGTTAAAAAAGTTGTAATAAAAAGGGGAGAAATCTTTGGAGTGGTAGGACCCACTGGAAGTGGTAAAAGCTCCCTTATAGGTGATATAGAACAACTCTCCCAGGAAGATAGTTTCTCCCGTAGAAAAATACTGGTCAACGGTGAGGAACCCAGTTACGAAGACCGGACCAACCCCCGGAAAAAAATGGTGGCCCAGCTTTCCCAGAACATGAATTTCTTGGCGGACATGACTGTGGGAGAATTTCTAAGTTTACATGCCAAGTGCCGTGGGGCCAGCAGCAAATGTGTGAATGCAGTTATTGAACTGGCCAACACCCTAACTGGGGAACCCATAAAAAAGGATCACGACCTCACCATCCTCAGTGGGGGTCAATCAAGGGCCCTCATGGTTGCCGATGTGGCTATTATCAGCAACTCTCCTATCGTACTCATTGATGAGATTGAAAATGCAGGGATCAGGAAACACGATGCCCTGGAAGCCCTGGCCGGGCATGGTAAAATAGTCATGGTGGTAACCCACGACCCGGTACTGGCCCTCATGACTGACAAGCGAATTGTCATGAAAAACGGTGGAATGCAGAATGTTGTATCTACCAGTGAAGAAGAAAAGACCATCTCTCAGAAATTGAATAAAATCGATGAGTTAATGTTAAGTTTACGGGATAAAGTCCGTAATGGCGAAATTATTCAAGATATTAGTATGGAAGATTTGGAATCATAAAATTCCAAGCCGGATATGCCAATTACGTGATGAAGTGGATTTAAGATAACCAGTATAAATGGAAAATTCAATTTTTTCTCTGGATACACAGGTAACTCCAAATTATACCGTAACTCGGTATATGACAGTAACTCGGTACGAGGAAAAAAACATTAACCAGCGGGTTCAACTTTATAGTTACCCAATTATTTTTTTATAAATCGACTGAAATTTAGGAAATACCTATCCAAAAGACCTAAATTAAAAAAAACTAAGTTAATCAATCAATTTAAAATTAATATAATGCACTAGAACGGTGATCTTCTATGAGAATGGTAATTGTTGCCGGGACACCCGGTTCTGGAAAAACTGCGGTTTTAATTCACGCTCTGCGCAGTTTAAATGAAAGTGGATTAAAATCTGCAGTGGTAAAAATTGACTGCCTGTACACTGATGATGATACTAAATTTGCCAAGGTAGGAGTACCCACCAAGGTAGGACTGTCCATGGACATGTGCCCGGACCACTACGCTATCTACAATCTGGAGGAAATGGCTGATTGGGCAGATGAAAACGATGCAGAACTTCTGGTGGTGGAAACTGCAGGATTATGCCACCGTTGCGCACCTTTCACAGTGAACTCCCTGGGAGTTTGTGTTATAGATGCCACCAGCGGTCCCAACACACCCCTTAAGGTAGGGCCATTCCTGAGTACGGCAGATATTGCGGTGATCACCAAGGGAGATATGATATCCCAGGCAGAAAGGGAGATATTCCGGGAAAGAGTTCTTGAAGTAAACCCAAATTGTAAAATAATAGAAGCTAATGGTTTAAGTGGGCAGGGATGCACGGAACTGGCTGATGAAATTAAGAAATCCCAGGAAGTCACCCTGGAGGGTGAAAAACTACGACACTCAGCTCCACTGGCAGTGTGCACCCTCTGCGTAGGTGAAACCAAGGTGAACAAGAAATACCACCGGGGTATATTACGTCGTATCGATGGATTCCAGAGTTACGAAGGGGAATAATAAGATAACAGGTGTTAAGCAATGACTGAAGTTCCAGTTGATGTTGGTCAGCAAAATAAGATTCTAATGCTACTTCCGGGTTACAACTGTGGCATCTGTGGATACGCCCGCTGTGATGAGTTTGCCGGGGCACTGACCCGGAAAAAAGTGGACCTGGAGAAGTGCCGTTTCCTCTCTCAGGAAATGTTCCAGGATGATCTGGCAAAAATACAGGAAATCTTAAAGGAAATAAAAGTAATCCCTGAAGAGGAGAAAATTGTGGGAGTTTTAGATGGATACGAGGCAGACCTTATACTGAAACCCCTTCCTGAAGAAGAATCCTGCAGAGAAACCCTCTACCCCTTTACCCGGGAAGAGATTAAAGCCGGTGAAATCATAAGATACCGCCCCCTGGGCTGTCCCATCACCCACTTTGCCCGGGTACTGGAAGAAAACCATGGATTGATCACCGTGCACCTGGTTGGCCCCTGCCACCGTCTGGATAGTGAGGCTGAATTTAAATTTAAAGACGTGGGAGTGTGCATGGTGGGAGGATTTGAAGGAATTATTGAAGGTAAATTACCCCGGGTGGGAGAAACCGTACGCTTCCTACCTTACCACTGTATGATGCAAAAGGTTCACTCCGGGGTTGTGGTTCAGTTGGAAGGTAGAAGAGCCTTAATTGAAGGTATAGACCTGAAGGTATGGGCACCTCCCCTAAAGGGATAAATGGAACCCTGTGGAAATTTTTTAAAAAAACTTTTTCCTTTTCTTTACAGATAACATGAATCATTCACCCTCTGAATCTCATCTTAAAGAGAAATACTCCACCTATTCTGAAGGAAACAATAATTACCAGATGATAGGTGTACAAACAGGTTACATCAAACCAGGAGAATCCTACGATGTTATACTGGACCGGGCAGCAAAACATCTTCAGGACCAGGACTTTCTGGTGATTTCCGAAACTCCCCTGGCCATATCTCAGGGTAGACTGGTGGATGAAACAGAATTTATACCATCCTTAAGCGCCTATTTACTGGCAGAACTATGGTCCAAGTACTTATGGGGCTATTTTCTCGGTCCCCTGCTGGGTATTAAAAAGAGAACCATTAAAAACCTCAGAAAACTCCCCCCTGAGGCTCGCCCCCATAAAGAATTAATATTGCAACGTTATGGTTGGAGACATGCACTTAAACCTGCATCTGAGGCAGGAGTTGATTTGAGTAATGCCCCTGGAACTTGTGTTTCTTTATTACCCCATGATCCACAGGGCCTTTCCGAAGAGATTGGGGCAAAAATTGTTAACAGCAGTGGTAAAAATGTCACCGTGGTTATAATTGACACTGATGCCACTTACCAGCTTGGAAAAATAATATTCACCTCTTTACCAGTTTCTGCCAGTGGAATAAGAAATAACTGGGGATTATTTGCTTATTTATTAGGTCGTTTTGGTCGTATTCTGGGCCCCACTCCACTGGGAATTTCCCAACACCATAAACTTGAAAAGATTTTCCAAATTGCCCGTGCAGCAGAAGAACACCAGAAAATCCATGAAAATAATATGGAAACAGTTTATGATATGCAGAAATTATTGGAGGGGAAGGTTAACACCATAACCATAGACATGCTGGATTCAATAACTCACATGCCGGCAGTCATAGTTCGTGAGGTATAAAGAATGATTTTAAACTTCTTTTTATTAAATGGATTTAGGTGATTTTTGCTGAAGTAGGGTGTGATTTGAAAAAATTTAAATACTATCTGTACCATAGAATAGTTAACCCAAGATATTTTTAACACCAGCAGATAGCCGTAATACCAACAATGGCTAATGCATGGTTATTGGTTAATAAAATCGGGTAGGGGCAGAGATATATTCATCTTTTAAAATGTAGGGCGGCTAATTTGTACCAAGGGGCAGTATTATAATTAGCATTGCTTGATTTTTTGCCTATCAATTTTATGGTTTTTTTCTTTCATGAACCACTAAAGTTCATACCTAAACCTGAACCCGACAGCTACTAAAAAATATCAAAATACGAAGGAGGCACCTAGATGCTCGCAGATCCCAATGTGCAGGAAATTCTCATTGATGTTACTAAAGATGATGAGAATAGCATCCCCATTATTCAATGTCTATTGAATGGTAAAACTACCGATGAGGAAATTGCTGAAGAAACTGAAATCAGACTTAACATTGTGAGAAGAATACTTTATAAGTTATATGATGCCGGCGTGGCCAGCTACAAGAGAAGTAAGGACCCTGAAACCCAGTGGTATACTTACAGCTGGAAATTTGAGGAAGATAAAATCGCGGAAATCATATCTGATAAGGTTGAAAAGTTCTCCCAGGAACTTCACCAGTCACTGGAATATGAAGAAGACAACATGTTTTTTGTCTGTCCCAATGGTTGTCGCTATAATTTTGAAGAGGCATCGGAAAGAAATTTCATATGCCCGGACTGCAACACCAACATGGAGTTCCAGGATAATTCATCAATAATTATGGAATTAAAGGAATTACAGGAAAGGATGAGCTAATTTCCCACTCTCCCTTTCAACCTTGATGTTTACTTAACTTTCCATTATACTTCCAACGTTCAGTATCCCTATTCTATATGGGCGCTATAATTTTCCCAGAAACTTTAGTGGGTGAATAATTGATTTTAAATGAAAGTAACCCTTCCCAAATTTTACAAGAATTTAACTGTCCTCCTTTTGTGATTGCACACTCCAGAGCAGTCCTTTCCAGGGCAATAAAAATGAAAATGGAGTTTGAATTGGAAGTGGATATGGAACTGGTTAAAACCGGAGCCCTGCTACACGATATAGGTCGCTCCCAGACCAATGGCATAAAGCACGCTGTGGTGGGAGCAGAACTACTAAAAGAGAGGGGGTTTCCCTGGGAAGTAGTTAACATTGTGGAAAGGCATATTGGTGCGGGAATTAGCAGGGAAGAAGCGAAAGTTCTGGGACTTCCCCCTAAAGACTACCTACCACTTACCTTAGAAGAGAAATTGGTGGCCCATGCTGATAATCTTATCCACGGCACACAGGAAGTTGATTTAGAATTTGTAATTAAAAAGTGGAGGAAGAACCTGGGAGAAAACCACCCTTCCATACCCAAAATCATAAAACTCCACTCGGAAATTACCAAAACCCCAGTTACTTAATTACTAGTAGGTAAAACTCCTATTATGTTATAATAAGGAAAAATCATTATTTTTAAGTTATAAATGAAGTGAGGGCATTACTTATTTTAGAAATTCATTTATTCCATAAATTACAATTTTATTCTAGTATTCTTTAATTCATATCCGGTGAAAATCACCGAATACCTTCTCATTAAGTTCAAATCTAAGGAGAATTATAACTGAACATTAACGGTAGGTGATAAATTGGGCAAACGAATTGTGGTTTTTATTGGACCTTCACTTCCTCTGAAAGAGGCTAAACAAATATTAGATGCTGATTATCACCCGCCGGTAGCTAGAGATGATGTGGCTGTCCTTTTAGACGATCCTCCCCAAGTAATTGGGATAATCGACGGTGTTTTTCACCAGCAGCCGGCAGTCTCCCACAAGGAAATACTACGCGCATTAGATGCGGGGATAACTGTGGTGGGTGGTTCCAGCATGGGGGCACTTAGATCAGCGGAACTGGATTACGCGGGCATGATTGGGATTGGAACAGTTTACCAGGAGTACCGGGATGGAATAATAGAATCTGACGATGATGTGGCCATTGTATTCGATCCGGTAACCCACGAACTTCTCTGTGAGGCTCTGGTGAGCATGAACCATAATTTCCAGAGGGCGGAAGCAGAAGGTATAATTAATTCTCGTGAAGTGCGAATGCTTTATGAGACTGCTAAAAAAATTTACTATCCTCAGAGGAATTATCCACGGGTTCTAAACGACGCTGATCTGGATGAAGATAAGAAAAAGAAACTTGAAATCTTTTTAAAGGAAAAGGGAACTGATATTAAGTCTGAAGATGCCCGTAAAGTCTTGACCTACATTAAAAACATGGATTAAATATTTAAGAGCGGGGAATTATTTAAGAGCTGGAAATTAAAAATGGACACTCTGGATATTTTATTTTAATGGACACAACAGGAAAGCTTGTTAAATTAGTGGGTATACACCATGGATCTAAAAGAAAAAATGGATGATTTGAGGAAGTATCTGCACGGAAAAAAAGTGGTGGTAGCTTTTTCTGGGGGTGCTGATAGTACCTTAATGGCCTCTGTTGCACAGGAGGAGGCTCAGGATGCCCTGGCAGTTACGGTGGATAACGGAGTTATGCCCGCAGAATGTGTGGACAACGCAGAAGAAATAGCCCAGAAAATTGGGGTAAAACATTTAGTGGTCCATAGTAATTTTCTCGATGATCCTGCCTTCAAAATCAACCCACCTAATCGGTGTTATGTGTGCAAACTGAAGATGTACCAGGAACTGGATAAAATAGCCAGAACCAGGCATTACGATTGCGTGGTTGATGGTACTAATATCAGTGACCTCCTGGAGGACCGGCCAGGAATAAGAGTTAACCTGGAAAAGGAAGTTAAAATGCCCCTGGTAAAATCAGGATTCACCTCTCAGGATGTGAGAAACATTTTAAAAGAGTTGAACATGGATTATAATCCTTCCACCACATGTTTGGCCACCCGGATTTCAACCGGGGAGGAAATCACCCTCTACAAGATAAACCGCATAAAGTATGCTGAAAACCTCATTAAAGATACCACGGGTATGGAAGTGGTTAGAGTAAGGGATCAGGGGGGACTGGCACGTATTGAAGTGGAAGATGTGGATAAATTAATTAAAAAAGATTTACTGCATTATCTTGATTTGGAACTGAGGAGTG carries:
- a CDS encoding coenzyme F420-0:L-glutamate ligase; amino-acid sequence: MNHSPSESHLKEKYSTYSEGNNNYQMIGVQTGYIKPGESYDVILDRAAKHLQDQDFLVISETPLAISQGRLVDETEFIPSLSAYLLAELWSKYLWGYFLGPLLGIKKRTIKNLRKLPPEARPHKELILQRYGWRHALKPASEAGVDLSNAPGTCVSLLPHDPQGLSEEIGAKIVNSSGKNVTVVIIDTDATYQLGKIIFTSLPVSASGIRNNWGLFAYLLGRFGRILGPTPLGISQHHKLEKIFQIARAAEEHQKIHENNMETVYDMQKLLEGKVNTITIDMLDSITHMPAVIVREV
- the larE gene encoding ATP-dependent sacrificial sulfur transferase LarE produces the protein MDLKEKMDDLRKYLHGKKVVVAFSGGADSTLMASVAQEEAQDALAVTVDNGVMPAECVDNAEEIAQKIGVKHLVVHSNFLDDPAFKINPPNRCYVCKLKMYQELDKIARTRHYDCVVDGTNISDLLEDRPGIRVNLEKEVKMPLVKSGFTSQDVRNILKELNMDYNPSTTCLATRISTGEEITLYKINRIKYAENLIKDTTGMEVVRVRDQGGLARIEVEDVDKLIKKDLLHYLDLELRSAGFDRVTLDITGYNDSKEDIIIYKPCTHEKNRIMFETDLPYPLNLPATCQELESWGEVKCSREMGVAMLEVEGRNITLFAKGKIVARKVKDREDAQELLVKILPCIRR
- the comA gene encoding phosphosulfolactate synthase; the encoded protein is MNAFNFLTPQRTPKAGTGITMMLDKGMGPVFLIDLLEISGRYADLAKFGWGTSAIHNRELIKEKVEIYHSYDVNPYPGGTLFEIAYSQNKLEEFLDEADKLGFGAVEISDGTIEISKDERMEIISTVKEQGFLTITEVGKKDPHQDHLLSPEDRLEMVNLDLEFGADLVLMEAREGGKGIGVFDNKGNVKEDELQTLIEGTPVDKIIWEAPQKAQQAYFILKLGANVNLGNIPPDEITALETMRLGLRGDTLGKVNLG
- a CDS encoding TIGR00295 family protein, with protein sequence MILNESNPSQILQEFNCPPFVIAHSRAVLSRAIKMKMEFELEVDMELVKTGALLHDIGRSQTNGIKHAVVGAELLKERGFPWEVVNIVERHIGAGISREEAKVLGLPPKDYLPLTLEEKLVAHADNLIHGTQEVDLEFVIKKWRKNLGENHPSIPKIIKLHSEITKTPVT
- the tfe gene encoding transcription factor E — protein: MLADPNVQEILIDVTKDDENSIPIIQCLLNGKTTDEEIAEETEIRLNIVRRILYKLYDAGVASYKRSKDPETQWYTYSWKFEEDKIAEIISDKVEKFSQELHQSLEYEEDNMFFVCPNGCRYNFEEASERNFICPDCNTNMEFQDNSSIIMELKELQERMS
- a CDS encoding GTP-binding protein — its product is MRMVIVAGTPGSGKTAVLIHALRSLNESGLKSAVVKIDCLYTDDDTKFAKVGVPTKVGLSMDMCPDHYAIYNLEEMADWADENDAELLVVETAGLCHRCAPFTVNSLGVCVIDATSGPNTPLKVGPFLSTADIAVITKGDMISQAEREIFRERVLEVNPNCKIIEANGLSGQGCTELADEIKKSQEVTLEGEKLRHSAPLAVCTLCVGETKVNKKYHRGILRRIDGFQSYEGE
- a CDS encoding (Fe-S)-binding protein, producing MTEVPVDVGQQNKILMLLPGYNCGICGYARCDEFAGALTRKKVDLEKCRFLSQEMFQDDLAKIQEILKEIKVIPEEEKIVGVLDGYEADLILKPLPEEESCRETLYPFTREEIKAGEIIRYRPLGCPITHFARVLEENHGLITVHLVGPCHRLDSEAEFKFKDVGVCMVGGFEGIIEGKLPRVGETVRFLPYHCMMQKVHSGVVVQLEGRRALIEGIDLKVWAPPLKG
- a CDS encoding ATP-binding cassette domain-containing protein, translated to MIEEITIMGGFDKQENPEPVKKVVIKRGEIFGVVGPTGSGKSSLIGDIEQLSQEDSFSRRKILVNGEEPSYEDRTNPRKKMVAQLSQNMNFLADMTVGEFLSLHAKCRGASSKCVNAVIELANTLTGEPIKKDHDLTILSGGQSRALMVADVAIISNSPIVLIDEIENAGIRKHDALEALAGHGKIVMVVTHDPVLALMTDKRIVMKNGGMQNVVSTSEEEKTISQKLNKIDELMLSLRDKVRNGEIIQDISMEDLES
- a CDS encoding TfuA-related McrA-glycine thioamidation protein, whose product is MGKRIVVFIGPSLPLKEAKQILDADYHPPVARDDVAVLLDDPPQVIGIIDGVFHQQPAVSHKEILRALDAGITVVGGSSMGALRSAELDYAGMIGIGTVYQEYRDGIIESDDDVAIVFDPVTHELLCEALVSMNHNFQRAEAEGIINSREVRMLYETAKKIYYPQRNYPRVLNDADLDEDKKKKLEIFLKEKGTDIKSEDARKVLTYIKNMD